From the bacterium genome, the window CCAGATCAGGAGCAGGATGCCGAGAGCGACGAAGAAGGCCACGATCTGATTGCGCGTGAGGCTCGAGGCGAGGACGCCGATGGCGATCGCGGCGGCGCCGACCAGCAGCAGCCCGACGTAGGTCGCCGCCATCAGGCCCAGGTCAAGAGCGCCGAGGTGGCCGGGAACGTAGACCGCGAGCACGCCCACGTACAGCAGCGTGGTCGCGATCAGCAGCACGTAGAAGCTGAAGGCGCCGAGCCACTTGCCGGCAGTCAGCTCCCAGTCGCGGACGGGTGAAGTGAGCATCAGCTCGAGGGTTCCCTGGCCGCGCTCCTCCGCGAACACCCGCATCGTGATCAGCGGGATGACGATCAGCATCAAGAAGCTGGTGATGACCCCGAAGACGCCGTCCATCGTCGCCTGCCGGCCGCCAAGCACCGGCGCGATGAAACCGAAGCCCGAGACCAGGAAGGTGAAGACAGCCGCCACCACCCAACCCACGGGCGAGACGAAAAGCGCCATCAGCTCCCGGCGTGCGATCGCGCCGACGTTGAGGATCCCGGTGCGCCACACCAACGCATGGACCGAGTCGGAGGTCATCGCGGCTCTTCGGTCGTGAGGCTGAGGAACACTTCTTCGAGGCTCAGCGTCCGCGCCTGCAGCTCGCGCAGGCCGAATCCGCCCTCCACCGCCGCCCGCGCGAGCTCGTCACGCAGGTCCGCCTTCGCGGCGGCGACCACCACGCGCCACAGGCCCTCTCCCGCCTGGGTGATGCTCAAGCCCTCCACGCCTGGCACGGCACGAAGCCGGATATCGATCTCCGGCCCATCGCCCTGCACCAGCATCTCGACCTCGTGGCCTTGGGCGCCGCCGATCCGTTCCGCCAGCCTGGCGGGCGTGTCATCCGCGACCAGTCGGCCCTGGTTGATGATCAGCACCCGCTCGCAGGTGGCCGCAACCTCGGGCAGGATGTGGCTCGAGAGGATCACCGTGTGCTGCCGGCCGAGCTCGGTGATGAGGTCGCGGGTTTCACGGGTCTGCGCCGGGTCGAGGCCCGCGGTCGGTTCGTCGAGGATCAGCACCTCGGGGTCGTGAACGATCGCCTGGGCCAGGCCGACCCGCTGGCGCAGCCCGCGTGACAGACGCCCGATGACCTCCCGGCGGCGGTCCGCAAGGCCGCAGACGTCCACCGCGTGGTCGACACGCTGCCTGCGCTTCGAGGGCGCCACTCCGCGCAGCCGGCACATCAGGTCGAGGAACCCCGTGACGCGCATCTCCTTGTAGAGAGGAGTCGTCTCCGGCAGGTATCCGATCCGCCGCCTGACCTCCAGCGAGTGGTCGAAGACGTCGAAGCCCGCGATGGTCGCGGTGCCCGAGCTGGCGCCCAGATAGCCGGTCAGGATCCGCATGGTCGTCGACTTGCCCGCCCCGTTCGGTCCGAGAAAGCCGAGGACCTGGCCGCGTGGGACCGAGAAGGTGACGTCCTGGATCGCGGGGCGTTCGGCGTAATACCTGGTCAGCCCCTGGACCTCGATCAAAGCCATTGGAATTGTAGGCACGCGACCGCCACACGCCTCGACGCCGCGGACGCGTCCCCTCAGCCGGTCAGGTCAAAGTCGTCGAGGCCGCCGGCGGCCGGCGACCAGTCGTCATCGACTCGCGCGACGCGCGCCATGGCCGGGCCGTGCTCGGCGGCGCGCCTGAGCTGCTCCAGCTCGGACCGCCGGCCCTCGGCGACGAACTCCACCGTGCCGTCGTCGCGGTTCCTCACCCAGCCGCGCAGGCCGAGCTGGGTGGCCTTGCGCATCAGGAACCAGCGGAAACCGACGCCCTGGACGTCGCCGTGCACGACGCCATGCAGCCGCTCCGCGTCCACCCGTCGAGCGTATTCCTTCGGCGAGACGGCAGGGTGCTCGGCTCAACCCGGCAGAGCGGTTGTTATATGGTCCCGCCATGAGCGTTTCTAGCATCGTTGCCGTCGGCGACGAGCTGGTCGGCGGCTTCACGCTCGACACCAACTCCCACTGGCTTGCCGAGCGCCTGCGCCTGCTGGGCTTCCCGGCCAAGCGGATCACCGCGATCCGCGACCGGCCGCCGGAGATCGTGCGGCAGGTGCGCCTCGAGCTGGACGACTCCGACGTGTCGCACATCTTCTGCTGCGGCGGGCTGGGCCCCACCCCGGACGACCGCACGTTCGCCTCGCTGGCCGAGGCCCTGGGTCGCGAACTCGTGATCTGGGAGGAGACCCGGGCGCGGATCGAGCGCCGGGTGCAGCGGATGCACGAGGCTGGGCTCCTGGATTCGCCGGAGCTGACGGAGGGCAACCTTCGCATGTCCCGCATCCCGGCCGGCCCGGCTTGGGTCTTCAAGAACCGGCGCGGGATGGCCCCGGGCGTCGTCTACGAATCGAACGGCAAACGCATCTTCGTCCTGCCCGGCGTGCCGTTGGAGCTGAAGGGCATCTTCACCGAGGAGCTGGAACCCCAGTTCCTGTCCGACGGGGCCGCGGCGACGGTGCGCGAGCTTCGTTTCAGCTTTGCCGTGGAAGCGCGCTTCTACCCGCTCATGCGGGAGCTCGAGGAGACCTTCCCGGACGTCTCCGTCGGCTCGTATCCCAATTTCGAGACCAAAGAGCTGGTCATCCGGTGCCTCGGCAGCGACGCCAAGCGGGTCGAGGAGGTCCTGGAGGTCGTGCGGCGCCGGGCTCCGAGATGAGTCAGCGCTGAGCCTGGCCGCCGAGCTTGCGCGCCAGCAGCGATCGCTCGGCCGGGTTCGAGCAGAGCTCGAGGGCGCGGCACCGAGCCGCTCGCGCCAGTGCAGGTTCGCCCAGCTGGTCGAGCAGCTCGGCCCGAGCCGAATGGAAGAGGTGGTATTCGCTCAGCGCGATGGCCAGGTCGTTGACCTCTCCGAGCGCGACCTCCGGTCCCGCGATTTGACTCAAGGCGATGGCCCGGTTCAGCCGGATCACCGGGCCGTCCGACGTCCGCAGCAGCGCGTCGTACAGGAGGATGATCTGGCG encodes:
- a CDS encoding ABC transporter ATP-binding protein — translated: MIEVQGLTRYYAERPAIQDVTFSVPRGQVLGFLGPNGAGKSTTMRILTGYLGASSGTATIAGFDVFDHSLEVRRRIGYLPETTPLYKEMRVTGFLDLMCRLRGVAPSKRRQRVDHAVDVCGLADRRREVIGRLSRGLRQRVGLAQAIVHDPEVLILDEPTAGLDPAQTRETRDLITELGRQHTVILSSHILPEVAATCERVLIINQGRLVADDTPARLAERIGGAQGHEVEMLVQGDGPEIDIRLRAVPGVEGLSITQAGEGLWRVVVAAAKADLRDELARAAVEGGFGLRELQARTLSLEEVFLSLTTEEPR
- a CDS encoding acylphosphatase, whose translation is MDAERLHGVVHGDVQGVGFRWFLMRKATQLGLRGWVRNRDDGTVEFVAEGRRSELEQLRRAAEHGPAMARVARVDDDWSPAAGGLDDFDLTG
- a CDS encoding competence/damage-inducible protein A; amino-acid sequence: MSVSSIVAVGDELVGGFTLDTNSHWLAERLRLLGFPAKRITAIRDRPPEIVRQVRLELDDSDVSHIFCCGGLGPTPDDRTFASLAEALGRELVIWEETRARIERRVQRMHEAGLLDSPELTEGNLRMSRIPAGPAWVFKNRRGMAPGVVYESNGKRIFVLPGVPLELKGIFTEELEPQFLSDGAAATVRELRFSFAVEARFYPLMRELEETFPDVSVGSYPNFETKELVIRCLGSDAKRVEEVLEVVRRRAPR